A region from the Mesorhizobium sp. J8 genome encodes:
- the ehuD gene encoding ectoine/hydroxyectoine ABC transporter permease subunit EhuD yields the protein MGFDLDFALSTVPIIIGAIGTTLLATVLSCLGASALGFTFEMIRRGGGVPGFAVRFLIDFIRSTPVLAWLYFLYFVMPFYGIRLGAMTVGILGLSLYYSGYLAEVFKAGIDAIPKGQQEAARALSLTRRDTVIFVIAPQMLRNIAAPLGNYLVSILKATPYLAILAVPEMLGRAFDIASQTYRYAEPLTVAGVLFLALALIVSYGVKRMEKLLLASGRR from the coding sequence GTGGGATTTGACCTCGACTTCGCGCTCTCGACCGTCCCGATCATAATCGGCGCGATCGGGACGACCCTGCTCGCAACGGTCTTGAGTTGCCTCGGCGCGTCGGCGCTTGGCTTCACGTTCGAGATGATCCGCCGTGGCGGCGGCGTGCCCGGCTTCGCCGTGCGCTTCCTGATCGATTTCATCCGCTCGACGCCGGTGTTGGCCTGGCTCTATTTCCTGTATTTCGTCATGCCCTTCTACGGGATCCGGCTCGGCGCCATGACGGTGGGCATATTGGGGCTAAGCCTCTATTACAGCGGTTATCTGGCAGAGGTGTTCAAGGCGGGCATCGACGCTATTCCGAAGGGCCAGCAGGAAGCAGCCAGAGCCCTGTCGCTCACCCGCCGCGATACGGTCATTTTCGTCATCGCACCCCAGATGCTGCGCAACATCGCCGCGCCCCTGGGCAACTACCTGGTCTCGATCCTCAAGGCGACGCCTTATCTCGCGATCCTGGCGGTGCCGGAAATGCTTGGGCGTGCCTTCGACATCGCATCCCAGACCTATCGCTACGCGGAGCCGCTGACTGTCGCGGGCGTTCTGTTTCTGGCGCTGGCGCTGATCGTTTCTTATGGGGTCAAGCGCATGGAGAAGCTCCTGCTTGCGAGCGGGCGCCGCTGA
- a CDS encoding VirB3 family type IV secretion system protein codes for MTTAFEQLGAVPGWTVPVHRALTEQILLGGAPRAIAILNGTLAGAVGLGLRLWLVGLLMWAIGHFTAVWAARRDPLFFEVGRRHLRLPGHLSV; via the coding sequence ATGACAACCGCTTTCGAACAGCTCGGCGCTGTGCCGGGGTGGACGGTGCCCGTGCACCGGGCGTTGACCGAGCAGATCCTGCTCGGGGGCGCGCCGCGTGCAATCGCGATCCTGAATGGCACGCTGGCCGGCGCTGTCGGTCTTGGGCTGCGGCTCTGGCTGGTCGGTCTTCTCATGTGGGCGATCGGACATTTTACTGCGGTGTGGGCTGCCAGGCGTGATCCGCTTTTTTTCGAAGTCGGCCGCCGGCACCTGCGGCTGCCTGGGCATCTGTCGGTTTGA
- a CDS encoding TrbC/VirB2 family protein → MTRLSSRCQASLAVASAAVAFNFMLTPAAFASGSSMPWEQPLEKILQSVEGPVSKIIAVIIIIVTGLTLAFGDSSGGFRRLIQIVFGLSIAFAASSFFLSFFSFGGGALI, encoded by the coding sequence ATGACTCGCCTCTCTTCGCGCTGCCAGGCCAGCCTTGCCGTGGCCAGCGCCGCCGTCGCCTTCAACTTCATGCTCACGCCGGCAGCCTTTGCGTCGGGCTCCTCGATGCCGTGGGAACAGCCGCTCGAGAAGATCCTGCAGTCGGTCGAAGGACCGGTCTCCAAGATCATCGCGGTCATCATCATCATCGTAACCGGCCTGACGCTGGCCTTCGGCGACAGTTCGGGAGGTTTCAGGCGGCTGATCCAGATCGTTTTCGGCCTTTCGATCGCCTTCGCTGCGTCGAGCTTTTTCCTTTCGTTCTTCTCGTTCGGCGGCGGAGCGTTGATCTGA
- a CDS encoding amino acid ABC transporter permease: MSMLDIWLGILQGLRVTAEVTAYGLVFAVPFALVFGVAQFLTTGLTRFLVTAVIEFWRSSAVVVLLFVFYYVLPVTGVTLSAMTVSALVLGLNSGGYASQAVRAGLQSLPAGQREAGMALGLSRPAILLLIELPQALVAMSPTFVNNLIQLVKATSLVSLVTLTDMTFRAKEISQTEYDPVAIYSALLLAFFVVCYPIALAGRWLEARVNPERGVARGI, translated from the coding sequence ATGAGCATGCTCGACATCTGGCTTGGGATCCTGCAAGGGCTGCGTGTAACGGCAGAGGTCACAGCCTATGGCCTTGTCTTCGCGGTGCCCTTCGCGCTTGTTTTCGGCGTCGCGCAGTTTCTGACCACCGGATTGACGCGCTTTCTGGTCACGGCAGTCATCGAATTCTGGCGCAGTTCGGCGGTCGTCGTCCTGCTCTTTGTCTTTTACTACGTTCTGCCGGTCACGGGGGTCACCCTCTCGGCGATGACCGTCAGTGCATTGGTGCTCGGCCTCAATAGCGGCGGCTATGCCAGCCAGGCGGTGCGGGCCGGGCTCCAATCTCTTCCGGCCGGCCAGCGCGAGGCTGGCATGGCGCTCGGCCTCTCGCGCCCGGCGATCCTGCTTCTGATCGAGCTGCCCCAGGCGTTGGTCGCCATGAGCCCCACATTCGTCAACAACCTCATTCAGCTGGTCAAGGCGACTTCCCTTGTCTCCCTGGTCACGCTGACGGACATGACCTTCCGCGCCAAGGAAATCTCCCAGACCGAATACGACCCGGTCGCGATCTATTCGGCGTTGCTGCTAGCCTTCTTCGTCGTCTGCTATCCGATCGCGCTCGCCGGCCGCTGGCTCGAAGCGCGGGTCAATCCCGAAAGAGGAGTGGCTCGTGGGATTTGA
- a CDS encoding acyl-homoserine-lactone synthase — MVRIHLVTWENRKQYRKVLERYFRIRYDIYVKHRRWRAVARPINIEIDAFDNEHALYVLALDTNGKIVGGSRLVPTLQPHLMSEVFPILAGGTPPRAADIFEWTRFFVVPSLRTHGASSPIAGFVLCGLLETAQSLGIRQISVVCETFWPKRLRALGWTLYELGNALEHPDGDIIALLIDVTPEAIEQTRQAYGITGAILADKI, encoded by the coding sequence ATGGTCCGTATTCATCTGGTCACCTGGGAAAACAGGAAGCAGTATAGAAAAGTCCTGGAGCGCTATTTTCGCATCCGGTACGACATTTACGTCAAGCATAGACGCTGGCGCGCCGTCGCCCGGCCGATCAACATCGAGATCGACGCCTTCGACAATGAGCATGCGCTTTACGTTCTGGCGCTCGATACCAACGGCAAGATCGTCGGCGGCTCGCGTCTCGTTCCGACATTGCAGCCGCATCTCATGAGCGAGGTCTTCCCGATTCTCGCCGGCGGCACGCCTCCGCGAGCGGCTGACATTTTCGAATGGACGCGCTTTTTTGTCGTCCCATCGCTTCGCACGCACGGAGCGTCGTCGCCGATCGCCGGCTTTGTTCTGTGCGGCCTCCTCGAGACGGCGCAAAGTCTGGGGATTCGACAAATCAGCGTCGTGTGCGAAACATTCTGGCCGAAACGCCTGCGTGCCCTTGGCTGGACGCTTTACGAACTCGGCAACGCTCTCGAACATCCCGATGGCGACATCATCGCGCTGCTGATCGATGTCACGCCTGAGGCCATTGAGCAGACGCGCCAGGCTTACGGCATCACCGGCGCCATACTGGCGGACAAAATCTAG
- a CDS encoding helix-turn-helix domain-containing protein: protein MKLRGVFGLNVQRLRRERRLSQEQLSFVSGRTRAYISSVEAGRRNATLDTVEILAKALDVEPQELIAAVPSNRRAARGTKQTTPKSTE, encoded by the coding sequence ATGAAGCTTCGCGGCGTTTTTGGTTTGAACGTGCAGCGGCTACGGAGGGAAAGAAGACTGTCGCAGGAGCAGTTGTCTTTCGTTTCGGGCCGCACGCGAGCTTATATCAGCAGCGTCGAGGCCGGTCGGCGCAACGCCACGCTGGATACAGTCGAGATCCTGGCGAAGGCCTTGGATGTCGAGCCGCAAGAGTTGATCGCGGCCGTTCCATCGAATCGGCGAGCAGCGCGCGGGACAAAGCAGACGACGCCAAAGTCAACGGAATGA
- a CDS encoding winged-helix domain-containing protein — protein sequence MMPLVLIASKDPDFFLVFGHILSVAGFETRLITADKEIARAIKAETPLAVILDCQPGDRAVAKLCLSLKSSEATRAAPLAGLVAPRSGKLHLDLIKAGVDEIFSRPFAPEQLLTWLHGKAGAARLARQTKAGDLVQGDFRLDRQTHRTFFKQKEILMPPIEFKLLRSLLAQPGKVLSREELVATAWPEHAAATDIRGVDVHIARLRKRLRSSVGSDVIRTVRSAGYAFAPDW from the coding sequence ATGATGCCGCTGGTCCTGATCGCTTCGAAGGACCCGGATTTCTTTCTGGTTTTCGGGCATATCCTTTCAGTGGCGGGCTTCGAAACCCGCCTGATCACGGCGGACAAGGAGATCGCGCGCGCCATTAAGGCCGAAACGCCGCTTGCGGTCATCCTGGACTGTCAGCCGGGCGACCGCGCAGTCGCCAAGCTATGCCTGTCGCTCAAATCGTCCGAAGCGACAAGAGCAGCGCCTCTTGCAGGTTTGGTCGCGCCGCGTTCCGGCAAACTGCACCTGGACCTCATCAAGGCGGGCGTCGACGAGATATTCTCGCGGCCCTTTGCGCCCGAACAGCTTCTGACCTGGCTGCATGGCAAGGCGGGAGCCGCCAGGCTTGCGCGCCAAACCAAGGCAGGCGATCTGGTGCAGGGCGATTTCCGGTTGGACCGACAGACCCACCGGACATTCTTCAAGCAAAAAGAAATCCTTATGCCGCCGATCGAATTCAAGCTTCTGCGCAGCCTTCTGGCGCAACCCGGCAAGGTGCTCAGCCGGGAGGAACTGGTCGCGACCGCATGGCCTGAGCATGCCGCCGCAACCGACATACGCGGTGTCGACGTTCATATTGCCAGGTTGCGCAAAAGGCTTCGGTCCTCTGTGGGAAGCGATGTGATCCGGACGGTCCGCTCTGCTGGTTACGCATTCGCGCCCGACTGGTAG
- a CDS encoding threonine synthase, giving the protein MPSPPFRDLAHDISVHASGEISRPKTDKSRVLEFVCIRCGASYPADISIDSKGCARCQATAPANLRPVYADPPAHPLEGATPSRSLWRFAHMLPCNAADAVSLGEGLTPLLAAPRIGAVLGVPNLAIKDEGRNPTWSHKDRFSTVAVSVARARGAKVVATASSGNAGASLAAYASRAGLKCVVTTFAGSAGAMLAQIRKYGATVLPLVNKMDRWSLLEQAAARYDWFIASPYHGPVVGSHPLGIEGYKTIAYEIVEQSDGKAPDWCVLPVCYGDALSGVWAGFCELHAQGAITQLPRLVAAEVHGSLADALASGADALSERKLLFDSLAVSIGTPRSTFQALKALRESGGHAVPVDNQGLVAMQERLARDEGIFAELASVTPLIAISTLKDQGVIAATDRVVAVVTASGLKDLDRSIRSNDHGEIFQTTQDAWRWLDKSGPDLVS; this is encoded by the coding sequence ATGCCGAGCCCGCCGTTTCGCGACCTCGCGCACGACATATCCGTGCATGCCTCAGGCGAGATCAGCCGACCCAAAACGGACAAGAGCCGGGTCCTGGAATTCGTCTGCATCCGTTGCGGTGCCTCCTACCCCGCCGATATCAGCATCGACTCCAAAGGGTGCGCACGGTGTCAGGCGACCGCGCCCGCAAATCTTCGGCCGGTATATGCGGATCCTCCCGCTCATCCCTTGGAGGGCGCCACGCCATCGCGCTCGCTGTGGCGCTTTGCGCACATGCTGCCTTGCAATGCCGCGGATGCAGTGAGCCTCGGCGAGGGTTTGACGCCCCTGCTCGCGGCGCCGCGCATCGGCGCGGTCCTCGGCGTACCCAACCTCGCAATCAAGGACGAAGGCCGAAACCCGACCTGGTCGCATAAGGACCGTTTCTCGACCGTCGCCGTCAGTGTGGCGCGCGCCCGTGGCGCAAAGGTCGTCGCGACCGCCTCCTCTGGCAACGCCGGCGCTTCGCTGGCGGCCTACGCTTCCAGAGCCGGGTTGAAGTGTGTTGTCACTACTTTCGCCGGGTCTGCCGGCGCGATGCTGGCGCAGATCCGAAAATATGGCGCAACGGTGCTGCCCCTGGTCAACAAGATGGACCGATGGTCGCTGCTGGAACAAGCGGCTGCCCGCTATGACTGGTTCATCGCCTCGCCCTATCACGGTCCGGTGGTCGGCAGCCATCCGCTTGGCATCGAAGGCTACAAGACGATCGCCTACGAGATCGTCGAGCAGTCGGATGGCAAGGCGCCGGACTGGTGCGTCCTTCCGGTCTGCTATGGCGATGCATTATCCGGCGTGTGGGCTGGCTTTTGCGAATTGCATGCGCAAGGGGCAATCACCCAGCTGCCCCGTCTCGTCGCCGCGGAGGTGCACGGGTCGTTGGCGGACGCGCTTGCCAGCGGCGCCGATGCCTTGAGTGAACGCAAGCTGCTTTTCGACAGCCTTGCGGTATCAATAGGCACGCCGCGCAGCACCTTCCAGGCTTTGAAGGCTCTGCGCGAATCCGGCGGGCACGCCGTCCCCGTCGACAATCAAGGTCTGGTCGCGATGCAGGAACGCCTTGCGCGCGACGAAGGAATCTTTGCCGAACTGGCATCGGTTACGCCGCTGATCGCCATATCGACGTTAAAGGATCAAGGCGTCATCGCGGCCACAGACCGCGTCGTGGCCGTCGTGACCGCCAGCGGTCTCAAGGATCTTGATCGGTCCATTCGATCGAATGACCACGGCGAGATCTTCCAGACGACGCAAGACGCCTGGCGCTGGCTCGACAAAAGCGGGCCGGATCTCGTCTCATAG
- a CDS encoding LuxR family transcriptional regulator, which yields MEIDSLLGLFAAISRIDGACSVDDILQEFRSAIEPYGLRYFLITGLPVPHDTDWSREILVDGWPSEWYLRYMSEDYFSHDPCVAQCRHSPKPFLWDELPPAKLSARAKLVMDEAADFGMGQGLCVPVHVPLAGPGVVTAAGDRIEIAPSDVPFIETLCVHTFRRLSGLEQSGQAVDAAPLTPRERELLEWSAEGKSNEDIACILGVTRNTVESHQRNIRGKLDAANVSHAIVKALRRQEIQI from the coding sequence ATGGAGATCGATAGTCTTCTTGGGTTGTTTGCAGCGATCTCAAGGATCGACGGCGCGTGCTCGGTGGATGACATCCTCCAAGAGTTCCGCTCTGCCATCGAGCCTTACGGCCTGCGTTATTTTCTGATCACCGGCCTGCCCGTGCCGCACGACACCGACTGGAGCCGAGAGATCCTGGTCGATGGTTGGCCGTCCGAATGGTACCTTCGCTACATGTCGGAGGATTATTTTTCGCACGATCCCTGCGTCGCGCAGTGCCGGCATTCGCCGAAGCCATTCCTATGGGACGAACTTCCGCCGGCAAAGCTTTCTGCGCGCGCAAAGCTGGTGATGGATGAAGCGGCGGACTTCGGGATGGGCCAAGGTCTCTGCGTTCCAGTCCACGTGCCGCTGGCAGGGCCAGGCGTCGTCACGGCAGCGGGCGATCGGATTGAAATAGCGCCGAGCGACGTGCCGTTCATCGAGACGCTTTGCGTGCATACCTTCCGACGTCTGTCAGGGCTGGAACAATCCGGCCAGGCCGTCGATGCCGCGCCCTTGACGCCGCGCGAGCGCGAACTCCTGGAGTGGAGTGCGGAAGGCAAGTCGAACGAAGACATCGCCTGCATCCTGGGCGTCACAAGGAACACAGTTGAAAGCCATCAGCGCAACATTCGAGGAAAGCTCGACGCGGCCAATGTCTCGCATGCGATCGTCAAAGCTCTGCGACGACAGGAAATCCAGATTTAG
- a CDS encoding kinase, whose amino-acid sequence MAGAGDLTSRETPRPSIGRGAAIGHHGELIQGVFKDDGGRLHRGLVTLPIAGLRSEATFARSGDDAVIVHPDHKIKASAAARLTLDFLNATGGGVLTLQSSIPVGHGYGSSTADVVASIRAVAAALKVQLRSSTIGRLAVAAERASDAIAFDEHAVLFAQREGRVIENFGGSLPPLLLVGFKANGGVPVDTLQLPPARYDSAEIQEFGVLRALVARAVSLQDPNLLGRAASASALISQRHLPKQGFDEIAEIARRAGACGVQVAHSGSLFGLIFDLFASNLKRRAALVAQQIRRAGFKDVEVHLVNAEGWTW is encoded by the coding sequence ATGGCTGGCGCTGGCGATCTTACGAGCCGTGAAACGCCGCGGCCCTCGATCGGAAGGGGAGCGGCAATTGGGCATCACGGCGAACTCATCCAGGGCGTCTTCAAGGACGATGGCGGGCGCCTTCATCGCGGGCTCGTCACGCTCCCGATTGCCGGTTTGAGGTCCGAGGCGACCTTTGCCAGGAGCGGCGACGATGCGGTCATTGTCCACCCGGATCATAAGATCAAGGCGTCGGCAGCCGCGCGGCTCACGCTCGATTTCTTGAATGCGACCGGTGGTGGCGTGTTGACGCTGCAAAGCTCGATTCCCGTGGGGCACGGCTACGGCTCATCAACCGCGGACGTCGTCGCTTCCATTCGCGCGGTTGCCGCGGCCCTCAAGGTGCAGTTGCGGTCCTCGACCATCGGCCGTCTCGCCGTTGCCGCTGAGCGCGCCAGCGACGCGATCGCATTCGATGAGCATGCGGTCCTGTTCGCGCAACGCGAGGGCCGGGTGATTGAGAATTTCGGCGGCTCGCTCCCGCCGCTGCTACTGGTCGGGTTCAAGGCGAATGGCGGTGTCCCGGTCGATACATTGCAGCTGCCGCCGGCGCGCTACGACAGTGCCGAAATCCAGGAATTCGGCGTGCTTCGGGCGCTGGTGGCGCGGGCGGTTTCCCTTCAGGATCCCAATCTTCTTGGACGTGCCGCCTCGGCCAGTGCCTTGATCAGTCAACGGCATTTGCCGAAACAGGGTTTCGACGAGATCGCTGAAATCGCCAGGCGGGCCGGGGCGTGCGGCGTGCAAGTCGCCCATAGCGGGTCGTTGTTCGGTCTCATCTTCGATCTTTTCGCATCGAATCTGAAGCGACGGGCAGCTCTGGTCGCACAACAGATAAGACGCGCCGGCTTCAAGGACGTCGAGGTCCATCTGGTCAATGCGGAGGGCTGGACATGGTGA
- a CDS encoding PLP-dependent cysteine synthase family protein: MVTLAVDYFRDLETPRLARLAPNLVAAAFPLMKLMPARYILDRAASNGELKPGSHIVETTSGTFGMAVALLAAARGYRLTLVTASTLIDAKYKARLERIGATVIALDDPRGDGNQPGRLERLQEILAKEPDGFWTRQYDSPGNWLAYARLAELFIRAMGKVDCLVGCIGTGGSLCGTASFLRTVFPHLTVFAVDTHCSILFGQPVGKRMLRGLGNSVLPKNVRHELVDEIHWVGAYPAYLSAHRLLREHGIFMGPTSGAAALVAGWVAETLPDAQIAVIMPDEGHRHAETVYNDDWLATLPGWPCKEPSEPRTLTTIAPAAETQWTRFLWMRRSLDDVLKTQAATVVPSAIGAAENL, from the coding sequence ATGGTGACCCTCGCCGTCGACTATTTCAGGGACCTCGAAACTCCACGCCTGGCTCGCCTGGCGCCAAATTTGGTCGCGGCGGCTTTTCCGCTGATGAAGCTGATGCCGGCTCGCTACATTCTCGATCGGGCAGCGTCGAATGGCGAACTGAAGCCAGGCTCCCACATCGTCGAAACGACATCCGGCACGTTCGGCATGGCGGTGGCGCTGCTGGCGGCGGCGCGTGGCTATCGCCTTACCCTCGTCACCGCTTCGACGCTTATCGACGCCAAATACAAAGCCCGGCTGGAGCGCATCGGCGCCACGGTCATCGCGCTTGACGATCCGCGCGGCGACGGCAACCAGCCTGGCCGGCTTGAGCGCCTGCAGGAAATCCTCGCCAAGGAGCCGGACGGCTTCTGGACCCGCCAATATGACAGTCCGGGGAACTGGCTTGCCTATGCGCGGCTGGCTGAACTTTTCATTCGGGCGATGGGAAAGGTCGATTGTCTGGTCGGCTGCATAGGGACCGGCGGCTCGTTGTGCGGCACGGCCTCCTTTCTGCGAACGGTCTTTCCCCACCTGACGGTGTTTGCCGTCGATACCCATTGCAGCATTCTGTTCGGGCAGCCCGTCGGCAAACGCATGCTGCGGGGCCTGGGCAACAGCGTTCTGCCGAAAAACGTCAGGCATGAGCTTGTCGACGAGATCCATTGGGTCGGCGCCTATCCGGCGTATCTGAGTGCGCACCGTTTGCTGCGCGAGCACGGGATCTTCATGGGGCCGACCAGCGGCGCCGCCGCGTTGGTGGCGGGTTGGGTTGCAGAGACCCTTCCGGACGCACAGATCGCGGTCATCATGCCAGACGAAGGCCATCGCCATGCCGAGACCGTCTACAATGACGACTGGCTTGCAACCCTGCCTGGCTGGCCCTGCAAGGAACCGTCGGAGCCGAGGACGCTGACGACAATCGCACCGGCCGCAGAGACGCAATGGACGCGATTTCTTTGGATGCGGCGCAGTCTCGACGATGTGCTCAAAACCCAGGCAGCAACTGTGGTGCCATCGGCTATTGGTGCGGCGGAGAATCTATGA
- the trbB gene encoding P-type conjugative transfer ATPase TrbB: MAVLHNDTEGRARSSRMLRTALGPAIARFLDDPAIIEVMLNPDGRIWVDRLSEGLADTGEMLAPAAGERIVRLVAHHVGAEVHSRSPRVSAELPQTGERFEGLLPPVVAAPAFAIRKPAVAVFTLDDYVAAGIMTSCQAAVLRAAVAGRANILVAGGTSTGKTTLTNALLAEVAKGTDRVVVIEDTRELQCAAPNLVAMRTKDGVATLSDLVRSSLRLRPDRIPIGEVRGAEALDLLKAWGTGHPGGIGTLHAGSGIGALRRLEQLIQEAVVTVPRALIADTIGLVAVLAGRGAARRLVELVRVEGLGPDGDYRIAEATPINTGEIS; encoded by the coding sequence ATGGCTGTCTTGCACAACGATACCGAAGGACGCGCGCGCAGCTCTCGTATGCTGCGCACCGCGCTCGGGCCCGCCATCGCCCGGTTCCTGGACGACCCCGCCATCATCGAGGTCATGCTGAACCCGGATGGCCGGATCTGGGTCGATCGGCTTTCGGAAGGTTTGGCCGATACGGGCGAAATGCTTGCGCCTGCCGCTGGCGAGCGGATCGTGCGGCTGGTTGCCCATCATGTCGGCGCCGAGGTCCATTCCCGTTCCCCGCGCGTCTCGGCCGAGTTGCCGCAAACCGGTGAGCGTTTCGAAGGCCTGCTGCCGCCCGTGGTCGCCGCGCCGGCCTTCGCGATCCGCAAGCCCGCGGTCGCCGTCTTCACGCTCGATGACTATGTCGCGGCAGGCATCATGACGTCTTGCCAGGCCGCCGTGTTGCGCGCCGCCGTTGCCGGCCGCGCAAACATCCTCGTTGCCGGCGGCACGTCGACCGGCAAGACGACCTTGACCAACGCGCTGCTCGCCGAAGTGGCGAAAGGGACGGACCGGGTCGTCGTGATCGAGGACACCCGCGAACTGCAATGCGCTGCCCCGAACCTCGTCGCGATGCGCACCAAGGATGGCGTCGCCACGCTTTCAGACCTCGTCCGTTCCTCGCTGCGCCTGCGGCCCGACCGCATTCCGATCGGCGAGGTGCGCGGCGCCGAGGCGCTGGACCTCTTGAAGGCATGGGGCACCGGGCATCCCGGCGGCATCGGCACCCTTCATGCCGGCTCCGGCATCGGCGCTCTACGCCGGCTTGAGCAACTGATCCAGGAGGCCGTCGTCACTGTGCCGCGTGCGCTGATCGCCGACACGATCGGTCTGGTCGCCGTGCTCGCCGGTCGCGGCGCCGCGCGACGGCTTGTCGAGCTGGTCAGGGTCGAGGGTCTGGGGCCCGATGGCGACTATCGCATCGCCGAAGCCACACCGATCAACACAGGAGAAATTTCATGA
- a CDS encoding amino acid ABC transporter ATP-binding protein: MLDRRAPPTPTPQSVPLVRIDGLNKWFGALQVLKDIDLTLRPGARVVVCGPSGSGKSTLIRCINGLEPFQKGTIELAGRRLGKSDRDAAIARRLTGMVFQSFNLFPHLTVLANCTLALRRVLSKSAREAEEIAMRHLTAVHIAEKARAYPAELSGGQQQRAAIARALCLDPRIMLFDEPTSALDPEMIKEVLDVVIALAKTGVTMVCVTHEMGFAREVADEIVFMDQGRIVEHASSSGFFSGAAHPRARLFLDTILSH, translated from the coding sequence ATGCTCGATCGGCGGGCGCCTCCGACCCCGACGCCTCAATCCGTCCCGCTCGTGCGGATCGACGGCCTCAACAAGTGGTTCGGTGCGCTGCAGGTATTGAAAGACATCGATCTGACCTTGCGGCCGGGTGCGCGCGTCGTCGTCTGCGGACCCTCGGGGTCCGGCAAGTCGACCTTGATCCGCTGCATCAACGGTCTGGAGCCCTTCCAAAAGGGGACGATAGAGCTTGCAGGAAGACGCCTCGGAAAAAGCGATCGCGATGCGGCGATCGCGCGCCGGCTGACCGGCATGGTGTTCCAGAGCTTCAACCTCTTCCCTCACCTCACCGTGCTTGCCAACTGCACGCTGGCTCTGCGCCGGGTCCTTTCGAAATCGGCGCGGGAGGCCGAAGAGATCGCGATGCGGCATCTGACGGCGGTGCACATCGCCGAAAAGGCGCGGGCCTATCCGGCTGAGCTGTCGGGCGGCCAACAACAGCGGGCGGCGATCGCGCGCGCGCTCTGCCTCGATCCCCGCATCATGCTTTTCGACGAACCCACCTCGGCGCTCGACCCGGAAATGATCAAGGAAGTGCTCGACGTCGTGATCGCGCTCGCGAAAACCGGCGTGACCATGGTCTGCGTGACGCATGAAATGGGCTTCGCACGCGAAGTGGCGGATGAGATCGTGTTCATGGACCAGGGCCGCATCGTCGAGCACGCGTCTTCCAGTGGCTTCTTCTCCGGAGCCGCTCATCCGCGCGCCAGGCTATTCCTGGACACAATCCTGAGCCATTGA